The Streptomyces sp. WZ-12 genome segment AGCAAACCTTCGGGGGTGGTCGATCACGGGTGGTCGGAGGCGGGCGCACGCCTGTGACCAGGGCATGTCGGGAGTATTGCGGCCTTGGGCGAAGCGGGCGCGGGGTGGAGGATGGCGGTGGACCCCGCCGCGGAGGCTTTCGGGCGCACCGCGGCCGTGACGCACGAGGCGGCACGGTGAGCGAGCGCGGCAAGGGGGTCCCTCCGGCCGAGGGCCGGGGAGAGCCATCGAGAGGTGCGAGCCCCGCGCACGCGGGGCCGAGCGAAGCGAGGTTTCAGCATGAGCCAGTCGCAGCCGACCCGTACGGTCACCGGCGAGGACGAGGTCGTCGATCTGTGCCGCGACCTGATCAGGATGGACACCAGCAACTACGGGGACCACTCGGGGCCCGGGGAACGGGTCGCCGCCGAGTATGTCGCGGAGAAGCTGGCCGAGGTCGGCCTGGAGCCGCAGATCTTCGAGTCGCACAAGGGGCGCGCCTCGACCGTCGCGCGGATCGAGGGCGAGGACCGTTCGCGGCCGGCCCTGTTGATCCACGGGCACACCGACGTGGTGCCGGCCAACGCGGCGGACTGGACCCACCACCCGTTCTCCGGGGAGATCGCGGACGGATGCGTCTGGGGCCGCGGTGCGGTCGACATGAAGGACATGGACGCGATGACGCTGGCCGTCGTGCGGGACCGGCTGCGCACCGGGCGCAAGCCGCCGCGGGACATCGTGCTGGCGTTCCTCGCGGACGAGGAGGCCGGCGGCACCTACGGCGCGCGGTACCTCGTCGACAACCACCCCGACCTGTTCGAGGGGGTGACCGAGGCGATCAGTGAGGTCGGTGGGTTCTCGTTCACCGTCAACGAGAACCTGCGGCTCTACCTGGTGGAGACCGCCCAGAAGGGCATGCACTGGATGAAGCTGACCGTCGCCGGCACGGCCGGGCACGGTTCGATGATCCACCGGGACAACGCCATCACCGAACTGTCCGAGGCGGTCGGCCGGTTGGGGCGCTACGACTTCCCGGTGCGGGTGACCAAGACGCTGCGGTCCTTCCTGGACGAGCTCGGGGACGCGCTGGGCACCGAGCTGGACCCGGAGAACATGGACGAGACGCTGGCCAAGCTGGGCGGGATCGCCAAGCTGATCGGCGCCTCGCTGCGGAACACCGCCAACCCCACGCAGTTGGGCGCCGGTTACAAGGTCAACGTGATCCCGGGCGAGGCCACCGCGCACGTCGACGGCCGCTTCCTGCCGGGTTACGAGGAGGAGTTCCTGGCGGACCTGGACCGCATCCTGGGGCCGCGGGTCAGGCGCGAGGACGTCCACGCGGACAAGGCGCTGGAGACCACCTTCGACGGCGCCCTGGTGGACGCCATGCAGTCGGCGCTCCAGGCCGAGGACCCGATCGCGCGGGCCGTGCCGTACATGCTCTCCGCGGGGACGGACGCCAAGTCCTTCGACGACCTCGGCATCCGCGGGTTCGGCTTCGCGCCGCTGAAGCTGCCGCCGGAGCTGGACTTCGCCGGAATGTTCCACGGCGTGGACGAGCGGGTGCCGGTGGACGGGTTGAAGTTCGGCGTGCGGGTTCTCGACCGGTTCATCGAGCAGAGTTGACCGTTTTCCGTCCGTTCGATGTCGAATTGGCGATGTCGTTGTGAGTCGTTGCGCGTCGCTGGGTGCCCGTTGGGCGTCGTCGTGAGGTGGGTGGGCGTTGCGGAGTGCCCGGGCGCCAAAAGGCGGCGGTGAAACGGTTTTTCGGGACGGTCGATCGGGTTTCGCATGGGGAGTGGTAACGAAGTCGGCGCGAATTTCCTGCCTTTCGCGTTGACTTCGCTGGAACGAGTGAACGCCGCGATGTGTTCGTAGCTTCAACGGCCCGGCTTCGTTGAGGTTGTTGCGGTCCGCGGCTGGGACCGCATTGCCTACAAGGAGGAACCATGATCAAGAAGGTCGTCGCCGTCGTTGCGGTCGCCGGTGGTCTCGTACTCACCGGTGCCGGCCTGGCCGTTGCCGACTCCGGAGTCCAGGGTGCCGCGGTGCGCTCCCCGGGTGTGCTCTCCGGCAACGTCGTTCAGGCGCCGGTACACGTTCCGGTGAACGTCTGTGGCAACACGATCTCCGTGGTCGGTCTGCTGAACCCGTCCTTCGGCAACACCTGCGTGAACGGCTGACGTTACTGACGGTGTATCCGGCCCCGTGCGGGCCGGCCCGGTATGGCTCCGGAAGTGCCCCCTGGGCATTCCGGAGCCTCTGGGTATTTTCGCGGGCGGGTGAACCTCCTCAAGAGACGGTCCGCGGAGAGTGATTCCACGGACTGCCATCCGCCGGCATTCCTGTAAGGCACAAGGCAGGGGAAGACTAATGAGACAGGTCGCGAGAAAAGGCCTGATCACCATGGCGGCCGCAGGTGGCGTGCTCGCCATGGCCGCTGGGTACGCACACGCGGACTCCGCGGCCGCGGGTGGCGCGGCGCATTCGCCCGGCGTCGGCTCCGGCAACGCCGTCCAGGCGCCGATCGACGTTCCGGTC includes the following:
- a CDS encoding M20/M25/M40 family metallo-hydrolase; its protein translation is MSQSQPTRTVTGEDEVVDLCRDLIRMDTSNYGDHSGPGERVAAEYVAEKLAEVGLEPQIFESHKGRASTVARIEGEDRSRPALLIHGHTDVVPANAADWTHHPFSGEIADGCVWGRGAVDMKDMDAMTLAVVRDRLRTGRKPPRDIVLAFLADEEAGGTYGARYLVDNHPDLFEGVTEAISEVGGFSFTVNENLRLYLVETAQKGMHWMKLTVAGTAGHGSMIHRDNAITELSEAVGRLGRYDFPVRVTKTLRSFLDELGDALGTELDPENMDETLAKLGGIAKLIGASLRNTANPTQLGAGYKVNVIPGEATAHVDGRFLPGYEEEFLADLDRILGPRVRREDVHADKALETTFDGALVDAMQSALQAEDPIARAVPYMLSAGTDAKSFDDLGIRGFGFAPLKLPPELDFAGMFHGVDERVPVDGLKFGVRVLDRFIEQS
- a CDS encoding chaplin: MIKKVVAVVAVAGGLVLTGAGLAVADSGVQGAAVRSPGVLSGNVVQAPVHVPVNVCGNTISVVGLLNPSFGNTCVNG